The DNA region TAAATTGCCCCTAAAACTCTCAAATGGAAGGTTACCGCCGGAATAAAGACATTTTTTGTTCTTATGTTTTTCGCCGGAGCCTTTCGTTCGGTCCAAGTGCAATTTCTGTTTGTTACACGTAATGATAGTGTCGCAGACGATACTTTTTTTCTAAGGAATGATAAAATGTGAAACCGTTTGAAGTCGTTAGTCTGGATATGTTCCAAACTTTAGTGAATGTGGATTCCAGAATCGAGCAGATATGGAAGCCGATATTAGTGAATACCTATACGCATGAAGCTGCAGACGAGTGCGGGCGTTTATTATTAAATTATTTTTTCGAGCATTGGGAACAGATGAAAGAAACGAAACTATTTTTCTTAATGAGCGAAGTATATGAACGCAGTTTCGGAAGCTTATTCCGGCAAATGAACATGACGTACGAGGCAGCGGCAGCCCTTAAAATATTATTTGAGGAACACACACGCTCGGAATTATATGAAGACACGTCCAGTTTCTTAAATAAAATTTCGCCAAACTATAAGGTTTGTATCGTTAGTGATGCGGACGAGGCGATGATCCCGGAATTTTATAAGGAATACGGGATGCGGATTCTGACTTCCGAACATTATCGGTCTTATAAAAATGACGAAAACAATACGATGTTTAAAGAATTGCTTCAAATTTATGATACGGATCCGGACAAAGTTATTCATATCGGAGATTCGGTTTCCGATGTCGTAGGGGCAAAGCGGGAAGGCATAAAAGCATGCTGGTTGAACCGGAATAAGCGCGTTTGGAATCACGAAATTGAACCGGACTATGTCATAGAATCATTAAGCGATTTAGAAGTCATACTGTAATTCATCCGTGAAAGGAAGGTCCCGAATCCGATGCAAGCTATTCAGATGATTGAATTAAATCAGCAAAACCTTGAAGAAGAAGGAGGATATTGCTTACGAAGCAAACCTCTATCAACCGGATATCAGAACAAAAACAACTGGTTAAAGGACGAGCTGGCAGCAGGATTAAAATACATAAAGCTGATGGAAAATGGAAAACAAGCAGGATTTATAGAGTATACGGCTGCGGAATATTCGTCCAGAGTCGTCCACGCCAACGATTATATGATCATCCATTGCTTATGGGTCAACATTTCCGGAAAAGGCCACGGAACCAGACTTATCCATAAATGCATTGAAGATGCAAGGCAGCAAAATAAATGCGGTGTTGCGGTAATCACCAATTCGGACACTTCTTGGACTCCGAGCAAAGACATTTTCTTGAAAAATGGGTTTACTCTGATTCAAGAAGCGCCCTACGGATTTGAACTGTTAGTACATCCGCTCAAGGATGGTCCGCTTCCTTTTTTTCCAAACAATTGGGAGGAAAGATTGAAAACTTCCGATGAACTAACCATTTTCCGCACCAACCAATGTCCGTTTGTGGATGTCGCTACCGAAAATATGTTAGAAGGGGCCCGAAAGCTCGGGCTTGAAGCCAAAGTCATTGATATGAAAAACAGAGAAGAATTGATGGCGTTATCCCCGACGCCGTACGGTATTTTTGGGGTTACTTATCGCGGGCGATTAGTTACGTTCCATAGACTTACCGTTCACTCCGCAATCAAGAAACTTAAATCCCTTTGCAATTAAGCAGAGAAAAATGACTCAAGGAGATTCTGGAATCATCTCCTTGAGTCGCCAGTTTCAAGCAAAAGCTCATGCAAGCTATAACGTGCCGGGCTTTTTTTCCTTTTCGTTAAAAAACAGCTTCATCATCGGAGGGGTGACGATCGTCGTGATCAGTACAACAAGCACAATGACGGCGAACATCCCTTCGTTCAGCAGCCCGGCTTCTTGACCGATGGCGGCAATGATCAGCGCGACCTCGCCCCGGGACACCATCGCCGAGCCGATCCCTAGGGCGCTGCGCCAACCGAAGCCGGCGGCTTTGGCCCCAAAGGCCGATCCCAATAGTTTGGTGGCTATGGCCAGCACGCTTAATCCGGCAATCAGGCCGAGCTGGGAGGAGACGGCGGAAAAATCGACCTTTACGCCAATCGTCGTAAAAAACACGGGGACAAACACAGCGTATCCTATCGTTTCGATTTTTTCGGTAACCTCGCGCTTATACATGGTAAGGCTGATTGCCACCCCCGCAATATACGCCCCGATAATAGCGGCCACGCCGGCATATTCAGCCATGTAAGCAAACAGGAAGCAAATGATCAATGCTGCGGAGATGACCGACTCCGACACGCGGAGCGGAGAGAACTTGCGCAGTACCCAAGGGACGACTTTCCAACTCAAAACGATCGCGATCGCAAAAAACGCGAACTTCTTCAATATAATCATGCCCAAGTTTACGTCGCCGCCGGCGAAGCTCATGACAAAGGCCAGCAGGATAATGACGAGAACATCGTCAATCACGGCAGCCCCCAGGATCGTAGCACCCTCTCTGGATTTGAGCCTGCCCATTTCTTTCAGCGCCTGGACGGAAATACTAACGCTCGTCGCGGAAAGCAGCAAGCCGAGGAAAATAGCTTCAAATACGGGCATGCCGATTAGAATACCCGATAGATATCCTAATCCGAAAGGGAGGGCGATGCCGGCCAAACCTACGTAAGCGGATGCTTTGCCGGATTTCTTGAATTCATCCACATCCGTTTCCAGACCCGCAATAAACATGAGTAATATGACGCCGATCTGACTTATTTCTTCAAGAATATCGGTTTCATGGATCAAGCCCAACACCGCAGGGCCAAGCAAAATGCCTATAAGCAGTTTCCCCAAAACCGCTGGCTGCCGCAGCCTTACGCTCAGGTCCCCGGCCAATTTGGATGCTACCAGGATAATGGCCAGTTCTAAAATCAGCATGTCAATCATCCTCCATTGAAGTATATGATGTGAAAAAAATTAAAAAAAAACACAAAAAGAGCCTGCAACCAAGGGAATGTTATGCCGAAAACGACATACTACTCCCTTGGTGACAGGCTCCTCCAGGTGAAGAATTTTAAATTTTAATCAACGAGTGTAATTATACCAAAAAGAACAGGTTAGCGCCACTCATTTTTTTAATATGAAATTGACCGATCGGTCAATATATTATATATTATTTATTGACCATATGGTCATTTTTTTGAGGGAGATGGTGTACATAATCATGAAGATAGACAAAAAACAAGCCATTTTGCAGGCAGCTTTAGAAGAGTTTTATCAAAAGGGTTATGAAGGCGCTTCTACGAATCGGATCACCAAGGAGGCCGGGGTTTCTAAGGGAATCCTTTTTCATTATTTTTCAGATAAAAGGACATTGTATTTAACTCTGGTTGATGAGTGCATGAACCATTACTATCGCACCCTGAACTCAAATCTGACGGATCTCTCCGACGATCTTTTTGAAGCCTTAGAACAGCTATCCAAAATAAAGATAAACTTATTCAAGAGCGATCCTATGATGTATGGGTTTATTTCCCATGCGTTTATGGCTATGCCGGAAGAACTAAAGTCTGAGCTTGAGCTTAAGCAACGGCGAATGCAAACTGATTCCGTTCCTCTACTTGCAAGCAGGATCGATCGGAGCCGCTTTCGAAGCGGAATCAAGCCGGAGGAAGCCATCGAATTTGTATTGTTGTCCTTGGAAGCGTTGATTACCAAGCGATTGTCCAAGCTGCGCGAAGAAAAGTTGAATGGAAATGAAATTGCCGTAGTTATGGACACGAGTCCTTATTTAGATATGTTGAGGTACGGCATCTATCGAAAGGAGGAGAACTGAATGAGAATAAAGCTGCTGACGATCGGAACACGGGGAGATGTGCAGCCTTTTATTGCTTTGGGGAACGGCCTTCAGAGGCGCGGGCATGATGTTGTCGTGTGTACATCCCGGGAATTTGAGGACTTTGTTCGTACGTTTGGAGTCGGCTTCGCCCCGATACGGGCCGACTTCATGAAATTAACTCAATCCGTGGAAGGCAAACGCATGCTCGGCAGCAATCCCTTGGAAATCATAAAGCAAATGAAAAAGCTAATCTATCCTATGATGCAGCAAATGCTTGAAGATCTTTGGACGGTATCGCGCGACGCGGATGTGCTTATCTATCATCCCAAAGCATTCGGCGGGTATGATATCGCGCAAAAACAGGGAATCCCCGTTTTTGCGGCTCATCCAATTCCCATTATTGCGCCTACAGGAAACTTTACCCATCCAAGCCTGCCCTTCTCGTTAAAGAATCGATGGTTAAACCAGAAAAGCTATCAGTTGAACCGACTATTTCTTTCCTCCTTCATGAGTATGATTAACAAGTGGAGACGAGAGACGTTAAACTTGCCTGCACGCAGCGTGTTCACGAATGATCTGCGTATTGATGGACGCGCTATCCCGGTGCTGTATGGCTGCAGTCCGTCAGTCATTCCTTATGACCGGAAATGGAAGGACCAGGTGAGCATGGAGGGTTTCTGGTTTCTGCAGGATGCGGACGATTGGCACCCTCCGAAGATATTAGAGTCTTTTATCGCGGCAGGTTCCCCGCCCATAGTTATAAGTTTTAGCAGTATGCCTTTAAAAAAGCCGGATAAAGTGTTGGAAATGATCAAGCAGGCCTTAAAACGAACCGGACAGCGGGGGATTATTATGACCGGCTCGAGCGGCTTAAGTTACAGCTGCGATACGGACGAGAACATCTTATGCATTCAAGAAGCCCCGCATTCGTGGCTGTTCCCGCTGTCCGCCGGTGTTATCCATCATGGCGGAGCTGGAACAACAGCAGCTGCCCTGAAGGCGGGAAAGCCGATGACGATCTGTCCTTTTACGGGGGATCAGCCCTTCTGGGCGAGACGAATGCATGAGTTAGGCGTGTCCACTCAGCCGCTGCATGAGAATACAATGTCGGTAGACAGTTTGGCTGATCGAATGCTCGCTCTGACCAGCAGCTCTAAACTTAAGAACAATGTACTTTCGCTGTCGGCTAAGATTCATAAAGAGATGGGAGTAGAGCGGACATTGGATTTTATTGAGCGACGACTGTAACAATCTTTTTAGGAAACTAAAACTAATCTAAGTAATACCCAGAAACGATTTTTATCACAGATATGTTAAATTATCCAAGTCTATTTGTTAAAATTTATTGACAATTCCAATTAAATGTTGTTTCATTTGATTAAACCAAGTTGAATTGATTTTTATTTAGGGGATAACTTACGTGGAACTGGGCAGTAAAATCCGAAAGATCCGTAAATCACAAAACCGGAGTCTGGACGACATCGCCAAGGCCTGCGGGTTTACGAAAAGCCTGTTGTCCAAAATCGAAAACGGGAAAACGGTGCCCCCGATCGGCACGCTCATCAAGATTGCCGAAGCGCTGGGAACCAAAGTCTCCGTGCTGCTCGACGACAGCGATCTGCATGGTACCGTGCACACCACGAAAGCGGCGAGTATGGATAAAATGGTCCGCACCGACAAAGGGTATTCCTTTTCCGCGATTGCGGCGGAACGGCCGGAGAAATTGATGCAGCCGTTTTATTTCGTGGCCAGGAAAGGAAAGGCCGGGAACCGGACGCTGTCTCATGTCGGACAGGAATTTATTTATGTGCTGGAAGGCACCATGATTTATTACGTAGGCAACGAAGCGTATACGCTAAACGCCGGCGACAGCTTGTATTTCGACTCTTTTGAAAATCATAAATATACGCCGCTGACGGATGAAGTCAAGTATTTGTCGGTGTTTTGCTCCGATTCCAAAGCCTGACGGCAAAAAAGAGGGGATGGAAAATGCTGAACATTTTGGTCGTGGACGACGAACCGAAGCACCGGAAAGGGCTGTCGCGGATGCTTCAGGGGCTGAACCCGAAGTGCAACATTTTTCATGCCAGGGACGGTGCGGAGGCGCTTGAAAGCATCAGCGTTCATCCCGTTGACCTGGTCTTTACGGACATTCAAATGCCGGTGATGGGCGGGCTCGAATTCATGGAGCATTTGGCCCGGCGCGGCGGGAACGAAAGCGTCATTATTATGAGCGCGTATTCGGAGTTTGCCTATGCGCAGCGCGCGCTGCAACTTGGGGCCTGCGATTATTTGCTCAAGCCGGTGGAAGAGCATAAAATCGCGCCGCTGTTGGCGAAAGCGGAGCAACAAGCAAGCGCCGTGCGTCCCGCCGCCTCGAAGGCGGCCCGGGAATGGCTCTTCGAGTTTGACGACCGCCCGAATAATCCGAAGCAATGTAAAGCCGAGCCGATTATCGAAAGCTGCAAAACCTATATTGACACGCATTACCATGAAGAAGATTTGTCGCTAAGCACGCTGGCCGTGAAGTTTTATTTCAATCCTTCGTATTTTTGCAACCTTTTCAAAACGCATACGCGTATGACCATCCACCAATACATTACCCAAACCCGCATGAAGGCGGCGGCAAGACTGCTGCTGCATACCTCGCAAAAGGTTTACCAAATTGCCGAAAACGTAGGTTATAAAGATGTAAAGTATTTTATTCGCCTGTTCCGCAAGGAATTCGGCGCAAGTCCGGAAGAATACCGCCGCCTGTCCGCCATTCGCTAAATAAGGAAGGGATGTCATTTGAGAGGACGTTACGGTTTGCCGCGATTCAAGGATCTCCGCTACAGGACCAAACTTTTTTTAACCTATGCCCTCATCATCACGATTCCGCTTGGCATCCTCAGCTCTAAATATTATTTCTCCAGCAGAGAGTCCGTCTCCGAATTCGCCCGGCAAAACCTTTACTCCATCGTCAAGCAAAACAACGAAATCATCGACGCCGAGCTTGCCCGGGTGGAGGAAAGCAGCCTCGCCCTGATCGCGGAACAGGTATTGTACGAGCAATATTTGCACGCGAATCCGGGGGACGAATACAGCATGATTGAATCCGCATTTTTTGTACAACACTCTGAACATCATGAATTGGACGGCGTTGGAGAACGAGCAAAAAGAGCTGAGCCGGATGATCGTCAGCTTGTCCGCCATGCTGCAGTACACCTCCGAAAACAGCCGCGATATCGGCGATTTGGCGGAGGATTTAAATTGGCTCCGGCATTATCTCTTTCTCACGAACGAACGTTTTGAGGGCAAGTTTACCGTCACCTATGACATCTCCCCCGAGCTTTATTCGTATCAAGTTCCCAAGCTGTTTCTGCAGCCGTTCGTCGAAAACGCGATTGTCCACGGCTTTTCCCGCCTGCACACCGGGGGAAGGATTCTGATCCGGGGGCGGGTGGAGGAGGGGGAGCGCGTGTTCACGGTGGAAGACAACGGCATCGGCATTCCCGCTCACAGATTGGAGCAATTAACCCAAATGGAGAGCGGCTCCATCGGCATACAAAACGTGGACAAAAGAATCAAGCTTATTTACGGAGAGGCCTATGGCGTAACCCTGACTTCGCAAGAAGGGAAAGGGACCACCGTTCACCTCCGTCTTCCTTTATCCAACAAATGAAAATCCTCCACCAATCCAAAAATGTTCGAATTCTTTTTAGAACCGTGCTTTTTTACAATAAATATACAAATCATTTTTGCTGAATGGAGGGTTAGAGGATGAAGAGAGCTAGGCGTTTCGCGGGCAGGATGTTAGCGGCGGCTCTTGCCGTTGCCGTCGTGTTGCCGGCCTGTTCGAATAGCGGGGGAACCTCCGAAGAAAGCCGGGGCGGCGGCCAGGACGGCGGTAAAGAGCAGGTTACGCTGAAATTCTCCTTCTGGGGAGATACGATCGAGAAAAAAACGGTGACGGAAGCGCTCGAACGTTTTGAGCAGGCGACCGGAATTGGCGTGGAGCCGATGCACGTCCCAGCCGATTATT from Paenibacillus macerans includes:
- a CDS encoding HAD family hydrolase, which translates into the protein MKPFEVVSLDMFQTLVNVDSRIEQIWKPILVNTYTHEAADECGRLLLNYFFEHWEQMKETKLFFLMSEVYERSFGSLFRQMNMTYEAAAALKILFEEHTRSELYEDTSSFLNKISPNYKVCIVSDADEAMIPEFYKEYGMRILTSEHYRSYKNDENNTMFKELLQIYDTDPDKVIHIGDSVSDVVGAKREGIKACWLNRNKRVWNHEIEPDYVIESLSDLEVIL
- a CDS encoding GNAT family N-acetyltransferase, encoding MQAIQMIELNQQNLEEEGGYCLRSKPLSTGYQNKNNWLKDELAAGLKYIKLMENGKQAGFIEYTAAEYSSRVVHANDYMIIHCLWVNISGKGHGTRLIHKCIEDARQQNKCGVAVITNSDTSWTPSKDIFLKNGFTLIQEAPYGFELLVHPLKDGPLPFFPNNWEERLKTSDELTIFRTNQCPFVDVATENMLEGARKLGLEAKVIDMKNREELMALSPTPYGIFGVTYRGRLVTFHRLTVHSAIKKLKSLCN
- a CDS encoding cation:proton antiporter, translating into MLILELAIILVASKLAGDLSVRLRQPAVLGKLLIGILLGPAVLGLIHETDILEEISQIGVILLMFIAGLETDVDEFKKSGKASAYVGLAGIALPFGLGYLSGILIGMPVFEAIFLGLLLSATSVSISVQALKEMGRLKSREGATILGAAVIDDVLVIILLAFVMSFAGGDVNLGMIILKKFAFFAIAIVLSWKVVPWVLRKFSPLRVSESVISAALIICFLFAYMAEYAGVAAIIGAYIAGVAISLTMYKREVTEKIETIGYAVFVPVFFTTIGVKVDFSAVSSQLGLIAGLSVLAIATKLLGSAFGAKAAGFGWRSALGIGSAMVSRGEVALIIAAIGQEAGLLNEGMFAVIVLVVLITTIVTPPMMKLFFNEKEKKPGTL
- a CDS encoding TetR/AcrR family transcriptional regulator, whose translation is MKIDKKQAILQAALEEFYQKGYEGASTNRITKEAGVSKGILFHYFSDKRTLYLTLVDECMNHYYRTLNSNLTDLSDDLFEALEQLSKIKINLFKSDPMMYGFISHAFMAMPEELKSELELKQRRMQTDSVPLLASRIDRSRFRSGIKPEEAIEFVLLSLEALITKRLSKLREEKLNGNEIAVVMDTSPYLDMLRYGIYRKEEN
- a CDS encoding glycosyltransferase, giving the protein MRIKLLTIGTRGDVQPFIALGNGLQRRGHDVVVCTSREFEDFVRTFGVGFAPIRADFMKLTQSVEGKRMLGSNPLEIIKQMKKLIYPMMQQMLEDLWTVSRDADVLIYHPKAFGGYDIAQKQGIPVFAAHPIPIIAPTGNFTHPSLPFSLKNRWLNQKSYQLNRLFLSSFMSMINKWRRETLNLPARSVFTNDLRIDGRAIPVLYGCSPSVIPYDRKWKDQVSMEGFWFLQDADDWHPPKILESFIAAGSPPIVISFSSMPLKKPDKVLEMIKQALKRTGQRGIIMTGSSGLSYSCDTDENILCIQEAPHSWLFPLSAGVIHHGGAGTTAAALKAGKPMTICPFTGDQPFWARRMHELGVSTQPLHENTMSVDSLADRMLALTSSSKLKNNVLSLSAKIHKEMGVERTLDFIERRL
- a CDS encoding helix-turn-helix domain-containing protein, producing MELGSKIRKIRKSQNRSLDDIAKACGFTKSLLSKIENGKTVPPIGTLIKIAEALGTKVSVLLDDSDLHGTVHTTKAASMDKMVRTDKGYSFSAIAAERPEKLMQPFYFVARKGKAGNRTLSHVGQEFIYVLEGTMIYYVGNEAYTLNAGDSLYFDSFENHKYTPLTDEVKYLSVFCSDSKA
- a CDS encoding response regulator transcription factor codes for the protein MLNILVVDDEPKHRKGLSRMLQGLNPKCNIFHARDGAEALESISVHPVDLVFTDIQMPVMGGLEFMEHLARRGGNESVIIMSAYSEFAYAQRALQLGACDYLLKPVEEHKIAPLLAKAEQQASAVRPAASKAAREWLFEFDDRPNNPKQCKAEPIIESCKTYIDTHYHEEDLSLSTLAVKFYFNPSYFCNLFKTHTRMTIHQYITQTRMKAAARLLLHTSQKVYQIAENVGYKDVKYFIRLFRKEFGASPEEYRRLSAIR
- a CDS encoding sensor histidine kinase, giving the protein MNWTALENEQKELSRMIVSLSAMLQYTSENSRDIGDLAEDLNWLRHYLFLTNERFEGKFTVTYDISPELYSYQVPKLFLQPFVENAIVHGFSRLHTGGRILIRGRVEEGERVFTVEDNGIGIPAHRLEQLTQMESGSIGIQNVDKRIKLIYGEAYGVTLTSQEGKGTTVHLRLPLSNK